From a single Lytechinus variegatus isolate NC3 chromosome 9, Lvar_3.0, whole genome shotgun sequence genomic region:
- the LOC121421577 gene encoding uncharacterized protein LOC121421577, whose protein sequence is MPRRHSSKKPGCFNLVKPSLMFTESPPERLPKRLCSPTNAADNPITAQVLYLEDGLETTWVSPQFHPAMLEMEEPPRRRRRKKQDGNVTGKSAMASQPTTKKQRPVRKSTLTTPNPDARRFNKGIKPLKFLGDSSRKGRDGQESGMSVLDDLEADLEDVRIDDGDEDVWSEDSAVFKKEDRRRRSSTKGVLQRLGSGEGIGAGFIDYSRTLHDVSHRMHKQGRVDTGRRSVTRSRISSVGGSHDGNHHPFMDGDGGEGDFHQPGLTVLREKPLTSNTSGLHHTRMHPRDLSISPKNFNNLDDIDDRFPHEHKDYGQSPYFHRQKIQARGESARKKLKQFAAHPDQYGDTGLDFEDQQLLANLDKTGIDGQTKGRVLAADTPVSDYGLRVTLRRRRHLLPKHYTERLLLDS, encoded by the exons ATGCCACGTAGACATTCTTCAAAGAAACCAGGATGCTTCAATCTGGTGAAACCCTCGTTGATGTTCACAGAAAGCCCACCAGAACGGTTACCCAAACGTCTCTGTAGTCCCACCAATGCAGCTGATAATCCTATCACCGCACAGGTCCTCTATCTGGAAGATGGCCTTGAAACAACATGG gtATCCCCTCAGTTCCATCCTGCTATGCTGGAGATGGAAGAGCCCCCAAGacgaaggaggaggaagaaacagGATGGAAACGTCACAGGGAAGTCTGCGATGGCAAGCCAACCGACCACCAAGAAACAGAGGCCAGTCCGGAAGTCTACATTGACCACGCCCAACCCTGATGCGAGAAGGTTTAACAAGGGAATCAAGCCTCTCAAGTTTCTTGGTGACTCATCCCGGAAGGGAAGGGATGGGCAGGAGTCAGGGATGAGTGTTTTAGATGACCTTGAGGCTGACCTGGAGGATGTGAGAATCGATGATGGAGACGAGGATGTTTGGTCAGAGGATAGTGCAGTGTTTAAGAAAGAAGATAGGAGAAGGAGATCATCTACAAAGGGTGTGTTACAGAGGCTTGGAAGTGGTGAGGGGATTGGTGCAGGATTTATCGACTACTCTAGAACTTTGCATGATGTCTCGCACAGGATGCATAAGCAGGGTCGAGTGGATACTGGTAGGAGATCTGTCACACGGTCAAGGATATCATCTGTGGGAGGTTCACATGATGGCAACCACCATCCTTTCATGGATGGTGATGGCGGTGAAGGTGACTTTCACCAACCAGGGCTGACGGTGCTAAGAGAGAAACCTTTGACAAGCAACACCTCTGGGCTGCATCACACCAGGATGCATCCACGTGACCTTTCCATTTCACCCAAAAATTTCAACAACcttgatgacattgatgaccgTTTCCCCCATGAACACAAAGATTACGGTCAGAGTCCATATTTTCATAGGCAGAAGATCCAAGCAAGAGGCGAGTCTGCGAGGAAGAAACTCAAACAGTTCGCTGCACATCCAGATCAATACGGGGACACTGGTTTAGATTTTGAGGACCAACAACTTCTTGCCAACCTTGATAAGACTGGAATTGATGGACAAACGAAGGGAAGAGTTCTTGCTGCAGACACGCCGGTATCAGACTATGGTTTGCGTGTTACTCTTAGACGTAGAAGGCATCTTCTGCCTAAACATTATACTGAGAGGTTGCTCCTAGACTCATGA